In one window of Burkholderia cenocepacia DNA:
- the cobW gene encoding cobalamin biosynthesis protein CobW produces the protein MTLRKLPVTIVTGFLGSGKTTLMRHILQHAEGRRIAVIVNEFGELGIDGEILKGCGIGCDDADGAQGEASGQLYELANGCLCCTVQEEFYPVMEALVERRADIDHVLIETSGLALPKPLVQAFNWPTIRNSFTVDAVVTVVDGPAAASGQFAENPQAVDAQRRADSNLDHESPLHELFADQLSSADLVIVNKADLVGDAEFARIETAIREEIPPQVKIVRATRGELDLALLLGLESASEETIHLRHDHHGSADDGDHDHHHDDFDSVVVSGDAGTREATIAALQCVVEAHTIYRAKGFAALPGAPMRLVIQGVGRRFDSYFDRRWQDGETRASRFVLIGEDLDAAALQRAFDAACAAEPQQA, from the coding sequence ATGACCCTACGCAAGCTTCCCGTCACGATCGTCACGGGCTTTCTCGGCAGCGGCAAGACGACGCTGATGCGCCACATCCTGCAGCACGCCGAAGGCCGCCGCATCGCGGTGATCGTCAACGAATTCGGCGAGCTCGGCATCGACGGCGAAATCCTCAAGGGCTGCGGCATCGGTTGCGACGATGCCGACGGCGCGCAGGGCGAAGCATCGGGCCAACTGTACGAACTCGCGAACGGCTGCCTGTGCTGCACCGTGCAGGAAGAGTTCTATCCGGTGATGGAGGCGCTCGTCGAGCGCCGCGCGGACATCGACCACGTGCTGATCGAGACGTCGGGCCTCGCGCTGCCGAAGCCGCTCGTGCAGGCGTTCAACTGGCCGACGATCCGCAACAGCTTCACGGTCGACGCGGTCGTGACCGTCGTCGACGGGCCGGCCGCCGCGAGCGGCCAGTTCGCGGAAAACCCGCAGGCCGTCGACGCGCAGCGCCGCGCCGATTCGAACCTCGATCACGAATCGCCGCTGCACGAACTGTTCGCCGATCAACTGTCGTCCGCCGATCTCGTGATCGTGAACAAGGCCGACCTCGTCGGTGACGCCGAGTTCGCGCGGATCGAAACCGCGATCCGCGAAGAAATCCCGCCGCAGGTGAAGATCGTGCGCGCGACGCGCGGCGAACTCGACCTCGCGCTGCTGCTCGGGCTGGAATCGGCATCGGAGGAAACGATCCACCTGCGTCACGACCATCACGGCTCGGCCGACGACGGCGATCACGATCACCATCACGACGATTTCGACTCGGTGGTGGTATCGGGCGACGCGGGCACGCGCGAAGCGACGATCGCCGCGCTGCAGTGCGTGGTCGAAGCGCACACGATCTATCGCGCGAAAGGCTTCGCCGCGCTGCCCGGCGCGCCGATGCGGCTCGTGATCCAGGGTGTCGGCCGCCGCTTCGACAGCTATTTCGACCGCCGCTGGCAGGACGGCGAAACGCGCGCGAGCCGCTTCGTGCTGATCGGCGAAGATCTCGACGCGGCCGCGCTGCAACGTGCGTTCGACGCCGCGTGCGCGGCCGAGCCGCAACAGGCGTAA
- a CDS encoding GNAT family N-acetyltransferase yields the protein MQDTLTKPAGVADAVEGEVAAALDGAAHGQAAAVVEHALDAWRPDDAPDALLATFVALFNTDTRHDAATITVPRGGADAAAVASYVTRAVREGVIDGAQVAGDTLRLTVSRTTFWQNPRPWLKASASGGMPLRYAITNGHRHPVRPPSPAGEIYARHMPQVGMTFSLRTVDIDAHADLFSGWMNLDRVAHFWDQRGTRDEHAAYLAERLADPHMHPMIGYFDDTPFGYFEFYWAKEDRLAPFYDAHDYDRGLHLLIGDSRFQSAGKLHAWWSGVLHYMFVDEPRTQRLVGEPRVDHVRHIAYMHRLGFYTLKEFDFPHKRAALTVIERDTFFDTFRLP from the coding sequence ATGCAAGACACGCTGACGAAACCGGCCGGCGTCGCCGACGCTGTCGAAGGTGAAGTGGCCGCGGCGCTCGATGGCGCCGCGCACGGGCAAGCGGCGGCCGTCGTCGAGCATGCGCTCGATGCCTGGCGGCCCGACGACGCGCCGGACGCGCTGCTCGCGACGTTCGTCGCGCTGTTCAACACCGACACGCGGCACGACGCGGCGACGATCACGGTGCCGCGCGGCGGCGCCGATGCGGCGGCCGTGGCCTCGTACGTCACGCGTGCGGTGCGTGAAGGCGTGATCGACGGCGCGCAGGTCGCGGGCGACACGCTGCGGCTCACCGTGTCGCGCACGACGTTCTGGCAGAACCCGCGGCCGTGGCTGAAGGCGAGCGCATCGGGCGGGATGCCGCTGCGCTACGCGATCACGAACGGCCATCGGCATCCGGTGCGGCCGCCGTCGCCGGCCGGCGAGATCTATGCGCGCCATATGCCGCAGGTCGGGATGACGTTCAGCCTGCGCACCGTCGACATCGACGCACACGCGGATCTCTTCAGCGGCTGGATGAACCTCGACCGCGTCGCGCATTTCTGGGATCAGCGCGGCACGCGCGACGAGCACGCGGCGTATCTGGCCGAACGGCTGGCCGATCCGCACATGCACCCGATGATCGGCTATTTCGACGACACGCCGTTCGGCTATTTCGAGTTCTACTGGGCGAAGGAGGATCGCCTCGCGCCGTTCTACGACGCGCACGACTACGATCGCGGGCTGCACCTGCTGATCGGCGACTCGCGGTTCCAGAGCGCCGGCAAGCTGCATGCGTGGTGGAGCGGGGTGCTGCACTACATGTTCGTCGACGAACCGCGCACGCAGCGGCTCGTCGGCGAGCCGCGGGTCGATCACGTGCGGCACATCGCGTACATGCACCGGCTCGGCTTCTACACGCTGAAGGAATTCGATTTCCCGCACAAGCGCGCGGCGCTCACGGTGATCGAGCGCGATACGTTCTTTGACACTTTCCGGTTGCCGTGA
- the cobA gene encoding uroporphyrinogen-III C-methyltransferase yields MCRPPSLFHCFDTVRAVPRTMSRAWLVGAGPGDADLLTLRAVRAIGTADVLLVDDLVNPDVLRHARADALIEHVGKRGGHASTPQEAIVAAMLAHLRAGRSVARLKGGDPFVFGRGGEELVALGAAGFPVEVVNGITAGIAAPAALGIPVTHRGDAQGVIFVTGHGAGADEPDWRALAATRMTIVIYMGIRRLDAIAAALRDGGLPDDTPCAAIENATRAGQRHVLATLDTLVARVGEAHIGSPAIVVIGRVAALADDPAVRAALGGHA; encoded by the coding sequence ATGTGCCGCCCGCCTTCCCTGTTCCACTGTTTCGACACGGTGCGCGCCGTGCCGCGCACGATGAGCCGCGCCTGGCTCGTCGGCGCCGGCCCCGGCGACGCCGACCTGTTGACCCTCAGGGCCGTGCGCGCGATCGGCACGGCCGACGTGCTGCTCGTCGACGATCTCGTGAACCCCGACGTGCTGCGCCATGCACGCGCCGATGCGCTGATCGAGCACGTCGGCAAGCGTGGCGGCCATGCGTCGACGCCGCAGGAGGCGATCGTCGCCGCGATGCTCGCGCACCTGCGCGCGGGCCGCAGCGTCGCGCGGCTCAAGGGCGGCGATCCGTTCGTGTTCGGCCGCGGCGGCGAGGAACTGGTCGCGCTCGGCGCGGCGGGCTTTCCGGTGGAAGTCGTCAACGGCATCACCGCGGGCATCGCCGCGCCGGCCGCGCTCGGCATCCCGGTCACGCACCGCGGCGACGCGCAGGGCGTGATCTTCGTCACGGGCCACGGCGCGGGGGCCGACGAGCCGGACTGGCGCGCGCTCGCAGCCACCCGCATGACGATCGTGATCTACATGGGCATCCGCCGGCTCGACGCGATTGCCGCGGCGCTGCGCGATGGCGGCCTGCCCGACGACACGCCGTGCGCGGCGATCGAGAACGCCACGCGAGCCGGACAGCGCCACGTACTCGCGACGCTCGATACGCTCGTCGCGCGCGTCGGCGAGGCCCATATCGGTTCGCCGGCGATCGTCGTGATCGGCCGCGTCGCGGCGCTCGCCGACGATCCGGCGGTGCGCGCGGCGCTCGGCGGCCACGCATGA
- a CDS encoding type II toxin-antitoxin system ParD family antitoxin encodes MSRKVPVSQDDHVAEYVDADGLSERCSDSDTMRARLRLLESRNAQVRALQDALDAGEASGHPNTFDGETFLARMRAQRVAAKAGHVWSRDSCPES; translated from the coding sequence ATGTCGAGAAAGGTGCCTGTTTCCCAAGACGATCACGTTGCCGAGTACGTCGACGCCGACGGGCTGTCGGAGCGATGCTCCGACAGCGACACCATGCGAGCGAGATTGCGGCTGCTCGAATCACGCAACGCGCAGGTGCGCGCGTTGCAGGACGCGCTGGACGCCGGGGAGGCCTCAGGTCATCCCAATACGTTCGACGGAGAAACCTTCCTGGCTCGCATGCGGGCGCAACGCGTTGCGGCTAAGGCCGGTCACGTCTGGTCACGCGATTCCTGCCCCGAATCCTGA
- a CDS encoding TonB-dependent siderophore receptor, whose translation MSKRQISGRRFPVLALSLCSIAGVASFPAPAAEFDDELPAVEVRSRRHPNDPRVESVSTATRTASDPRDVPQTIDSVPVEETLSYGGRTLADALAGVPGVSNTSDTRFDAFRIRGFSAAGDLLLDGMRDDAQYVRSLGNIERVEVLKGPAAALYGRGSGGGVINRITKQPLPENFGHVSAATGSYGRLGASVDLNRMLSSAWSVRFNAGREHAGSFRDHVDGTRQYVAPSIKWRDARRSWLLQFEYDAYRRVPDRGMPAPVAAVDAAGKPFAFSLPSAPRATFFGAAGRDTIRDENMNWRSVFTHALDGDWELRHTLGVLNLRSTFDNTYVTQSYVAKPRDYRRVQRARYLQDMTHLNVQTGVELGGKVATGPALHHLLFGIEYGWQKRTPTLWQADAAPIPVTGPDRFALVGSTPRPYAMNRHRVSDYAIFAQDRVDLGRAWKLLGGLRGERFDVDSTNALNGLHARRTTAAWSPRLGVVWSPVGAHSLYASYSKNFAPVGGDLIGITPDARGNANDLGPQYTRQYEIGVKSDWRAGALSTTLALFQLDLYNRRIADPVRPGFFDLTGLERNRGLELGVAGRLAGNWFVRGGIGWQHARVVDAEPKYAGKRSAGVSASNGSLFVSHAPLRGFFAELGVVYEGARYADRDNLLELPAYVRWDGKAGYRTRDFEVTLAAVNLTDRDYYANATGLAQIMPGTPRTFTLTAAYKF comes from the coding sequence ATGTCGAAACGACAGATATCCGGGCGACGCTTTCCTGTGCTGGCCCTGTCGCTGTGCTCGATCGCCGGCGTTGCCTCCTTCCCTGCCCCGGCGGCCGAGTTCGACGACGAACTGCCCGCGGTCGAAGTACGCAGCCGCCGTCATCCGAACGATCCGCGCGTCGAGAGCGTGAGTACGGCGACGCGCACCGCGAGCGATCCGCGCGACGTACCGCAAACCATCGACAGCGTCCCGGTAGAGGAAACGCTGTCCTATGGCGGCCGCACGCTGGCCGACGCGTTGGCCGGCGTGCCCGGTGTGTCCAATACGTCGGACACGCGCTTCGATGCGTTCCGCATTCGCGGCTTTTCCGCCGCGGGCGACCTGCTGCTCGACGGCATGCGCGACGATGCGCAATACGTGCGCAGTCTCGGCAACATCGAACGCGTCGAAGTGCTGAAGGGGCCGGCTGCCGCGCTGTACGGGCGCGGCAGCGGCGGCGGCGTCATCAACCGGATCACCAAGCAGCCGTTGCCGGAAAACTTCGGGCATGTGTCGGCAGCGACCGGCAGCTATGGACGGCTCGGCGCGTCGGTCGATCTCAACCGCATGCTGTCGAGCGCATGGAGCGTGCGGTTCAATGCCGGACGCGAACACGCAGGCAGCTTCCGCGACCACGTCGACGGCACGCGCCAGTACGTCGCGCCGTCAATCAAATGGCGGGACGCGCGGCGAAGCTGGCTGCTGCAGTTCGAATACGACGCGTACCGGCGCGTGCCCGATCGCGGCATGCCGGCGCCGGTCGCCGCGGTCGACGCGGCCGGCAAGCCGTTCGCGTTCTCGCTGCCGTCCGCGCCACGCGCGACCTTCTTCGGCGCGGCGGGCCGCGACACGATCCGCGACGAGAACATGAACTGGCGCTCGGTCTTCACGCACGCGCTCGACGGCGACTGGGAATTGCGCCATACGCTCGGGGTGCTGAATTTACGCAGCACCTTCGACAATACCTACGTCACGCAAAGCTACGTCGCGAAGCCGCGCGACTACCGGCGCGTGCAGCGGGCGCGCTACCTGCAGGACATGACGCATCTCAACGTGCAGACCGGTGTCGAACTGGGCGGCAAGGTCGCGACCGGTCCGGCGCTGCATCACCTGCTGTTCGGCATCGAATACGGCTGGCAGAAACGCACGCCGACGCTCTGGCAGGCCGACGCGGCGCCGATTCCGGTGACCGGGCCGGATCGCTTCGCCTTGGTCGGCTCGACGCCGCGCCCGTACGCGATGAACCGCCACCGCGTCAGCGACTACGCGATCTTCGCGCAGGATCGCGTCGACCTCGGGCGAGCGTGGAAACTCCTCGGCGGCCTGCGCGGGGAACGTTTCGACGTCGATTCGACCAACGCGCTGAACGGCCTGCATGCACGGCGCACGACGGCGGCATGGAGCCCGCGGCTCGGCGTCGTGTGGTCGCCGGTCGGCGCGCACAGCCTGTATGCGTCGTACAGCAAGAACTTCGCGCCGGTCGGTGGCGACCTGATCGGCATCACGCCCGATGCGCGCGGCAACGCCAACGATCTCGGCCCGCAATACACGCGCCAATACGAGATCGGCGTGAAAAGCGACTGGCGCGCCGGCGCGCTGAGCACGACGCTCGCGCTGTTTCAGCTCGACCTGTACAACCGCCGCATCGCCGATCCGGTTCGCCCGGGCTTTTTCGACCTCACCGGCCTCGAGCGCAATCGCGGCCTGGAACTGGGCGTCGCCGGCCGGCTCGCGGGCAACTGGTTCGTCCGCGGCGGCATCGGCTGGCAACATGCGCGGGTGGTCGACGCCGAACCGAAGTACGCAGGCAAGCGCTCGGCGGGCGTGTCGGCGTCGAACGGCAGCCTGTTCGTCAGCCATGCGCCGCTACGCGGTTTTTTCGCGGAACTCGGGGTGGTGTACGAAGGCGCGCGTTACGCCGATCGCGACAACCTGCTCGAACTGCCCGCGTACGTTCGCTGGGACGGCAAGGCCGGCTATCGCACGCGCGACTTCGAGGTGACGCTGGCGGCCGTCAACCTGACCGATCGCGATTACTACGCGAATGCGACGGGCCTCGCGCAGATCATGCCCGGTACGCCACGCACGTTCACGCTGACGGCGGCATACAAGTTCTGA
- a CDS encoding M20 aminoacylase family protein, producing MTHSVIPAGLADEMIEIRHRIHAHPELGFEEFATGDLVAEQLQSWGYAVHRGLGGTGVVAQLKVGDGKRRLGLRADMDALPIHEATGLPYQSTIAGKMHACGHDGHTAMLLAAAKHLARERRFSGTLNLIFQPAEEGLGGAKKMLDEGLFEQFPCDAIFAMHNMPGFPTGKFGFLPGSFMASSDTVVIDVQGRGGHGAVPHRAIDPVVVCAQIVLALQTIVSRNVSPLDMAIVTVGAIHAGEAPNVIPDRAQMRLSVRALKPDVRDLLETRIKEVVHAQAAVYGATATIDYQRRHPVLVNDAEMTAFARGVAREWVGEANLIDGMVPLTGSEDFAFLLEKRPGCYLIIGNGDGEGGCMVHNPGYDFNDAALPTGASYWVKLTEAFLV from the coding sequence GTGACGCACAGCGTGATCCCCGCCGGCCTCGCCGACGAAATGATCGAGATCCGGCACCGCATCCATGCCCACCCCGAACTGGGTTTCGAGGAATTCGCGACGGGCGACCTCGTCGCCGAGCAATTGCAGTCGTGGGGCTACGCCGTGCATCGCGGGCTCGGCGGCACCGGCGTCGTCGCCCAGTTGAAAGTGGGCGACGGCAAGCGGCGCCTCGGTCTGCGCGCCGACATGGACGCGCTGCCGATCCACGAAGCGACGGGGCTGCCGTACCAGAGCACGATCGCGGGCAAGATGCACGCGTGCGGCCACGACGGCCACACGGCGATGCTGCTCGCGGCCGCGAAGCACCTCGCGCGCGAACGCCGCTTCTCGGGCACGCTGAACCTGATTTTCCAGCCGGCCGAGGAAGGGCTCGGCGGCGCGAAGAAGATGCTCGACGAAGGGCTGTTCGAGCAATTTCCGTGTGACGCGATCTTCGCGATGCACAACATGCCGGGCTTCCCGACCGGCAAATTCGGTTTCCTGCCGGGCTCGTTCATGGCGTCGTCGGATACCGTCGTCATCGACGTGCAGGGTCGCGGCGGCCACGGCGCGGTGCCGCACCGGGCGATCGATCCGGTCGTCGTGTGCGCGCAGATCGTGCTGGCGCTGCAGACCATCGTGTCGCGCAACGTGTCGCCGCTCGACATGGCGATCGTCACGGTCGGCGCGATTCACGCGGGCGAGGCGCCGAACGTGATTCCCGATCGCGCGCAGATGCGCCTGTCGGTGCGCGCGCTGAAGCCCGACGTGCGCGACCTGCTCGAAACGCGCATCAAGGAGGTCGTGCATGCGCAGGCGGCCGTGTACGGCGCGACCGCGACGATCGACTACCAGCGCCGCCATCCGGTGCTCGTGAACGATGCGGAGATGACGGCGTTCGCGCGCGGCGTGGCCCGTGAATGGGTCGGCGAAGCCAATCTGATCGACGGCATGGTGCCGCTCACCGGCAGCGAGGATTTCGCGTTCCTGCTCGAGAAGCGGCCGGGGTGCTACTTGATCATCGGCAACGGCGACGGGGAGGGCGGCTGCATGGTGCACAACCCCGGCTACGACTTCAACGACGCGGCGTTGCCGACCGGTGCGTCGTATTGGGTGAAGTTAACTGAGGCGTTTCTGGTGTGA
- a CDS encoding type IV toxin-antitoxin system AbiEi family antitoxin, translated as MPANVPLPLSEQHVLDEACAAFGRATRRFAARPVRVPAAYQARADAMIRFDIAGQRFEMPAAVSVGVESLQAALAALRRRGGTPAPGARPLMLVAPYFSAELAARLIEHDIPFLDTAGNASLIQPEATLMIAGRPKPARTPRRQASRATTPKGLAVMFALATQPGLVAQPYRAIAAASGVALGTVNLAMDDLIARGLVAQRRNGERLMPDWPRFLQEWVALYPSRLRAKLPARRFAAIAPDWWRGFDFAAFDARLGGEAAADLLTHDLKPAAITVYTHGAMSNRLLLQARLRPDEHGDVELLEAFWPPSPALDWREQDVPLVPPLLVYADLVSSGDSRNLAAAEHIHDRYLAQPPA; from the coding sequence ATGCCGGCGAACGTCCCCCTCCCCCTATCGGAACAGCACGTGCTCGACGAGGCCTGTGCCGCGTTCGGACGCGCGACCCGGCGCTTCGCTGCGCGGCCCGTGCGTGTGCCGGCGGCGTACCAGGCGCGCGCCGACGCAATGATCCGCTTCGACATCGCCGGGCAGCGCTTCGAGATGCCGGCGGCCGTGAGCGTCGGGGTCGAATCGCTGCAGGCAGCGCTGGCGGCGCTGCGTCGCCGCGGCGGCACGCCGGCGCCGGGCGCGCGGCCGCTTATGCTGGTCGCGCCTTATTTTTCCGCCGAACTGGCCGCCCGCCTGATCGAGCACGACATCCCGTTTCTCGATACCGCCGGCAATGCGAGCCTGATCCAGCCGGAGGCCACCCTGATGATCGCCGGCCGGCCGAAACCTGCGCGCACGCCGCGCCGTCAGGCGTCGCGCGCGACCACGCCGAAGGGGCTCGCCGTGATGTTCGCGCTCGCGACGCAGCCGGGCCTCGTCGCGCAGCCGTACCGGGCGATCGCCGCCGCGTCGGGCGTCGCGCTCGGCACGGTCAACCTCGCGATGGACGACCTGATCGCGCGCGGCCTCGTCGCGCAGCGGCGCAACGGCGAACGGCTGATGCCCGACTGGCCGCGCTTCCTGCAGGAATGGGTCGCGCTGTACCCGAGCCGCCTGCGCGCGAAACTGCCGGCCCGGCGGTTTGCCGCGATCGCACCCGACTGGTGGCGCGGCTTCGATTTCGCCGCGTTCGATGCGCGGCTCGGCGGCGAAGCGGCGGCCGATCTGCTCACGCACGACCTGAAGCCGGCAGCGATCACCGTCTATACGCACGGCGCCATGTCGAATCGCCTGCTGCTGCAAGCCCGCCTGCGCCCGGACGAGCATGGCGACGTCGAGCTGCTCGAAGCGTTCTGGCCGCCGTCGCCGGCGCTCGACTGGCGCGAGCAGGATGTGCCGCTCGTGCCGCCGCTGTTGGTCTACGCGGATCTCGTCTCGTCCGGAGACAGCCGCAATCTTGCCGCCGCCGAACACATCCATGACCGATACCTCGCCCAGCCGCCCGCTTGA
- a CDS encoding cobalamin biosynthesis protein, which produces MMRVALGVGFRAGVTAAQLDAAIRAALARYPAAEPALVATLADKACARALRTLCARRGWPLVAFEAAQLASRPELAASGPSDAALARFGVAGVAEPCAQLAAPHGRLLGAKSMLGGVTVALAGPL; this is translated from the coding sequence ATGATGCGCGTCGCGCTCGGTGTCGGCTTCCGCGCGGGCGTCACGGCCGCGCAACTCGATGCCGCGATCCGCGCCGCGCTCGCGCGCTACCCGGCCGCCGAACCGGCGCTCGTCGCGACGCTCGCCGACAAGGCATGCGCCCGTGCGCTGCGCACGCTATGCGCGCGCCGTGGCTGGCCGCTCGTCGCGTTCGAGGCGGCGCAACTCGCGAGCCGTCCGGAACTGGCCGCGAGCGGCCCGTCCGACGCCGCGCTGGCCCGCTTCGGCGTCGCGGGCGTGGCCGAGCCATGCGCGCAACTCGCCGCGCCGCACGGTCGGCTGCTCGGCGCCAAATCCATGCTGGGCGGCGTGACGGTCGCGCTCGCCGGCCCGCTCTGA
- a CDS encoding formyltransferase family protein produces the protein MPKKNLVYIQSLRNGAADRAGQPVAYRGGTRYMKAPLEFLVERLNDSPLGERYTLQGVIVDDDEGSPADRAKVADYGFARTPGRPWILPEGLTVQGRPVDALFCSIPSTYRRLPRDARERVAGKQAFERRLLERLLELDADLVVLDGLLVILDELVRPGARFHRRIANIHPGITADDSPYQRRGAWATLDALHGARGERVDWVTGATSSIEPVTMTGASFHYVDNGIDSGEVICDVLDTPIAPDDTILELRWNNFQRSLFPALERGLHVLADRHDAGAL, from the coding sequence ATGCCGAAGAAAAATCTCGTCTACATCCAGTCGCTGCGCAACGGCGCCGCTGATCGTGCCGGCCAGCCGGTCGCTTATCGTGGCGGCACGCGCTACATGAAGGCGCCGCTCGAATTCCTCGTCGAGCGCCTGAACGATTCGCCGCTCGGCGAACGCTATACGCTCCAGGGCGTGATCGTCGACGACGACGAAGGCTCGCCCGCCGACCGCGCGAAAGTCGCCGATTACGGGTTCGCGCGCACGCCGGGCCGCCCGTGGATTTTGCCGGAAGGCCTGACGGTGCAAGGCCGGCCGGTCGACGCGCTGTTCTGTTCGATCCCGTCGACGTACCGGCGGCTGCCGCGCGACGCGCGTGAGCGCGTGGCCGGCAAACAGGCATTCGAGCGGCGCCTGCTCGAGCGCCTGCTCGAACTCGATGCCGACCTCGTCGTGCTCGACGGGCTGCTCGTGATCCTCGACGAACTCGTGCGGCCGGGCGCGCGTTTTCATCGGCGCATCGCGAACATCCATCCGGGCATTACGGCCGACGACTCGCCGTATCAGCGGCGCGGCGCGTGGGCGACGCTCGACGCGCTGCACGGCGCACGCGGCGAGCGGGTCGACTGGGTCACCGGCGCGACGTCGTCGATCGAACCCGTGACGATGACGGGCGCGTCGTTCCACTACGTCGACAACGGTATCGATTCCGGCGAGGTGATCTGCGACGTGCTCGACACGCCGATCGCGCCGGACGACACGATTCTCGAACTGCGCTGGAACAATTTCCAGCGCAGCCTGTTTCCGGCGCTCGAGCGTGGGCTGCACGTCCTCGCCGACCGCCACGACGCGGGAGCATTGTGA
- a CDS encoding nucleotidyl transferase AbiEii/AbiGii toxin family protein yields the protein MTDTSPSRPLEIDARRPLEPAAVALLQAVGAACARLDAAFVVAGATARDILMWHVHGIRPVRATRDVDVAVCAVNWPFHERLVDALVATGQFARAPKHRQKLLFDSGSPGFRTELDLVPFGPLETPPGEIAWPPGGDFVLNVLGFQEAVDTALAVSIGAGITVPVASLPALALLKLLAWKDRRARQNSDAYDLLFLLTHFHDAGNRERIWDVAPDLIEQHGFQPELAAAALLARDAKQIASPHTHDAIRALLSDDATYAMLGQDLQARAFALLPGEFNDDADRYLDAFRGGFLAGPLVHRA from the coding sequence ATGACCGATACCTCGCCCAGCCGCCCGCTTGAAATCGACGCGCGCCGGCCGCTCGAGCCGGCGGCGGTCGCGTTGCTGCAGGCGGTCGGCGCGGCCTGCGCGCGGCTCGACGCGGCATTCGTCGTGGCCGGCGCGACCGCGCGCGACATCCTGATGTGGCATGTCCACGGCATCCGTCCGGTGCGTGCGACGCGGGACGTCGACGTCGCTGTGTGCGCGGTCAACTGGCCGTTTCACGAGCGGCTCGTCGATGCGCTCGTCGCGACCGGGCAATTCGCCCGCGCGCCGAAGCATCGGCAGAAACTGCTGTTCGACAGCGGCTCGCCGGGGTTTCGCACCGAACTCGATCTGGTGCCGTTCGGGCCGCTCGAAACGCCGCCCGGCGAAATCGCATGGCCGCCGGGCGGCGACTTCGTGCTGAACGTCCTGGGGTTTCAGGAGGCGGTCGATACGGCGCTCGCCGTGTCGATCGGCGCCGGCATCACGGTGCCGGTGGCGAGCCTGCCGGCGCTCGCGCTGCTGAAGCTGCTCGCGTGGAAGGACCGGCGCGCGCGCCAGAACAGCGACGCATACGACCTGCTGTTCCTGCTCACGCATTTTCACGATGCGGGCAATCGCGAGCGCATCTGGGACGTTGCGCCCGACCTGATCGAACAACATGGCTTCCAGCCGGAGCTGGCGGCAGCGGCGCTGCTCGCACGCGACGCGAAGCAGATTGCGTCACCGCACACGCACGATGCGATCCGCGCACTGCTATCCGACGACGCGACTTACGCGATGCTCGGGCAGGATCTGCAGGCCCGCGCGTTCGCGCTGTTGCCCGGGGAATTCAACGACGACGCGGACCGGTATCTCGACGCGTTCCGCGGCGGCTTCCTCGCGGGTCCGCTCGTCCATCGGGCGTGA
- the cobO gene encoding cob(I)yrinic acid a,c-diamide adenosyltransferase, whose amino-acid sequence MKTDSESHQRMAERRRAGHEKKQAAATQEKGLLIVHTGNGKGKSTAAFGMAVRVLGHGMRLGVVQFIKGALHTSERDFLGAVAECDFVTMGDGYTWNTQNRDADIATARKGWDEARRMIDSGDYRMVILDELNTVLKYEYLPLDEVLATLVARPESVHVVVTGRHAPDALIDAADLVTEMRLVKHPYKEQGVKAQRGVEF is encoded by the coding sequence ATGAAGACCGATTCCGAATCCCATCAGCGGATGGCCGAACGCCGCCGCGCCGGCCACGAGAAGAAGCAGGCCGCGGCCACTCAGGAAAAAGGCCTGCTGATCGTCCATACCGGCAACGGCAAGGGCAAGAGCACGGCCGCGTTCGGGATGGCCGTGCGCGTGCTCGGCCACGGCATGCGGCTCGGTGTCGTGCAGTTCATCAAGGGGGCGCTGCATACGTCCGAGCGCGACTTTCTCGGCGCGGTCGCGGAATGCGATTTCGTGACGATGGGCGACGGCTATACGTGGAACACGCAGAACCGCGACGCCGACATCGCGACCGCGCGCAAGGGCTGGGACGAGGCGCGCCGGATGATCGACAGCGGCGACTACCGGATGGTGATCCTCGACGAGCTGAACACCGTGCTGAAGTACGAATACCTGCCGCTCGACGAAGTGCTCGCGACGCTCGTCGCGCGTCCGGAGTCGGTGCACGTCGTCGTCACCGGGCGGCATGCGCCCGATGCGCTGATCGATGCGGCCGATCTCGTCACCGAAATGCGGCTCGTCAAGCATCCGTACAAGGAGCAAGGCGTGAAGGCGCAGCGCGGCGTGGAGTTCTGA